A section of the Bradyrhizobium oligotrophicum S58 genome encodes:
- a CDS encoding DUF2235 domain-containing protein, with protein sequence MSNTHPSNTQPSNTQPGSTRPRNIVLLSDGTGNSAKAVFKTNVWRLFQVLDLRDPSRQIAFYDDGVGTSSFKLFAALGGIFGFGLKRNVIAIYSFCCRNYKRGDRIYCFGFSRGAFTIRIVAAMIAGQGLVAYRDNEADLARFAADAYRRYRRRYNTGILRYLGKIGLDLRGWRDWGIRTLRRVQGVAPEAPPAVEVESVHFVGIWDTVDAYGGPIEEMTRAIDYWIWPLSMPDQFMSSKIHRACHALAIEEERDAFRPVIWDERYVWGRDEAVPGRSDKKDWLFGIDHDPRSEAAKLADPPPHLRTDLPPRDRERISQMWFTGVHSDIGGGYPQDGLSYVALDWMLDRAEAYGLVYLDERRSLLYDPEIDPLDKLNDSRKGLAAYYRYKPRNLREIYDAPPYRLSLRYDVRRIKWLLHSPFKPQTELLGVDLHPSLQPPLPPVKPTIHRTVFERIRSGPDRYAPVVIPATYRVTDATDTPVDAPHPLDKGHVRTRVQDDVWNWVWLRRVVYFATMFALLFVVAIPYLVIYWPRVLYEPLHGLVNPVVNGAAAFLPKILDPWFVAFRDSPGLLVVGAAAAIGLTLWGTSLQQTIRDAARIAWNDPSRHKPVTGWRSTVYSLRRQGWYIAGFYVLKTWIFPTAIMFWLFWWLAFGAANTAGLFCKDTLRPTEVDETEIGAYHGGSVRPVFETRHHCYPTGLSVAQDETYQITLDVGEAWSDGGIAASPAGFGYGTWTQLPGVPFKRLIWSNWFAPIVRVGSTGLEEHLPVFRQETPGSSRWTAKFTARSDGEVFVYVNDTSILFPWLLYRFYFNNKGNAAVSLKKL encoded by the coding sequence ATGTCAAACACTCATCCAAGCAACACTCAGCCAAGCAACACTCAGCCAGGCAGCACGCGTCCAAGGAATATCGTCCTGCTGTCGGACGGGACCGGCAACAGCGCCAAGGCCGTGTTCAAGACCAATGTGTGGCGCCTGTTTCAGGTCCTGGATCTCCGCGATCCAAGCCGGCAGATCGCCTTCTACGACGATGGCGTCGGCACCTCGTCGTTCAAGCTGTTCGCGGCGCTCGGCGGCATCTTCGGCTTTGGCCTGAAGCGAAACGTGATCGCGATCTACAGCTTCTGCTGCCGCAACTACAAGCGCGGCGACCGCATCTACTGCTTCGGTTTCAGCCGCGGCGCCTTCACCATCCGTATCGTGGCGGCCATGATCGCGGGGCAGGGGCTCGTCGCCTACCGCGACAATGAAGCGGATCTCGCCCGCTTTGCCGCCGACGCCTATCGCCGCTACCGGCGTCGCTACAATACCGGAATTCTCAGATATCTCGGCAAGATCGGCCTGGACCTGCGCGGATGGCGCGACTGGGGAATCAGGACGCTGCGCAGAGTGCAGGGCGTGGCGCCCGAGGCCCCGCCCGCGGTCGAGGTCGAGAGCGTGCATTTCGTCGGCATCTGGGACACCGTCGACGCCTATGGCGGCCCGATCGAGGAGATGACCCGGGCCATCGACTATTGGATCTGGCCGCTGTCGATGCCGGACCAGTTCATGAGTTCGAAGATCCATCGCGCCTGCCACGCGCTCGCGATCGAGGAGGAGCGCGACGCCTTCCGCCCGGTGATCTGGGACGAGCGCTATGTGTGGGGACGGGACGAGGCCGTTCCGGGCCGGAGCGACAAGAAGGACTGGCTGTTCGGCATCGATCACGATCCGCGCAGCGAGGCTGCGAAACTCGCCGACCCGCCGCCGCATCTGCGCACCGACCTGCCGCCTCGCGACCGCGAGCGCATCAGCCAGATGTGGTTCACCGGCGTGCATTCCGACATCGGCGGCGGCTATCCGCAGGACGGCCTGTCCTATGTGGCGCTCGACTGGATGCTGGACCGGGCCGAGGCCTATGGTCTCGTCTATCTCGACGAGCGGCGCAGCCTGCTCTACGACCCCGAGATCGATCCGCTCGACAAGCTCAACGACTCCCGCAAGGGGCTTGCGGCCTATTACCGCTACAAGCCGCGCAATCTGCGCGAGATCTATGACGCGCCGCCCTATCGATTGTCGCTCCGCTACGATGTCCGTCGCATCAAGTGGCTGCTTCATTCGCCTTTCAAGCCGCAGACCGAACTCCTTGGCGTTGATTTGCATCCGAGCCTGCAGCCGCCGTTGCCGCCGGTGAAGCCGACTATCCACCGCACCGTGTTCGAGCGCATCCGGTCGGGCCCGGATCGTTATGCACCTGTGGTCATACCCGCCACCTATCGCGTCACCGACGCGACCGATACCCCGGTCGATGCGCCGCATCCGCTCGACAAGGGGCATGTGCGGACCCGCGTCCAGGACGACGTGTGGAACTGGGTGTGGCTGCGCCGCGTGGTGTATTTCGCCACCATGTTCGCGCTGCTGTTCGTTGTGGCGATCCCGTATCTCGTCATCTATTGGCCGCGCGTGCTCTATGAGCCCTTGCACGGGCTGGTCAATCCGGTGGTCAACGGAGCCGCGGCCTTCCTGCCGAAAATTCTCGACCCATGGTTCGTCGCGTTTCGGGATTCGCCCGGTCTGCTGGTCGTCGGCGCGGCCGCTGCCATCGGCCTGACCCTGTGGGGCACCTCGCTGCAGCAGACGATCCGCGACGCCGCACGCATCGCCTGGAACGATCCCTCGCGGCACAAGCCGGTGACCGGCTGGCGCTCAACCGTCTATTCGCTGCGGCGGCAGGGCTGGTACATCGCCGGCTTCTACGTGCTGAAGACGTGGATATTCCCAACCGCCATCATGTTCTGGCTGTTCTGGTGGCTGGCGTTCGGTGCGGCCAACACGGCCGGCCTGTTCTGCAAGGATACGCTCAGGCCGACCGAGGTCGACGAGACGGAGATCGGCGCATACCATGGAGGAAGCGTCCGGCCAGTGTTCGAGACGCGCCATCATTGCTATCCGACCGGGCTCAGCGTGGCCCAGGACGAGACGTATCAGATCACGCTCGATGTCGGCGAGGCATGGAGCGACGGCGGCATCGCCGCGAGCCCGGCCGGCTTTGGTTACGGCACCTGGACGCAACTGCCGGGCGTCCCGTTCAAGCGGCTGATCTGGTCGAACTGGTTCGCACCCATCGTGCGGGTGGGCAGCACGGGGCTGGAGGAGCATCTCCCCGTTTTCCGGCAGGAAACGCCCGGCAGCAGCCGCTGGACAGCCAAGTTCACCGCACGCAGCGATGGCGAGGTGTTCGTCTACGTCAACGACACCTCCATCCTGTTTCCCTGGTTGCTGTATCGGTTCTATTTCAACAACAAGGGCAATGCGGCCGTCTCGTTGAAGAAGCTGTAG